In a genomic window of Candidatus Hydrogenedentota bacterium:
- a CDS encoding putative sulfate/molybdate transporter, which yields MLSTPETTRLPARIRFDRNELAGSFGDIGTDLPLLAAMIPAAGLDAASVFIVFGLAQAFSGMLYGLPMPMQPLKAMAVLVITHQLSGDLLYGAGLAIGLIMLVMSATGLLNWIARIVPPCVVRGIQLGLGLQLANLALGKYVPSEGLPGYVLAGLCFLIGVTLFRHRRFPAALPIIGLGLAYAVCFDLDLDAIAAGAGFRLPRPHAPLPDDIWTGLFVLALPQLPLSVSNSIIATHKTLGDLFPERPQTLKKIGLTYSLINLIVPFFSGIPVCHGCGGLAGHAAFGARTGGSVILYGAFYVVIGLFFGGSTEHVIRIFPQPVLGIILLFEALLLMSFIRDTANDQRAFLIALLVATAAMTLPQGFAIGFVAGTLLHYLPTRYTFPT from the coding sequence ATGCTTAGCACACCGGAAACGACGCGGCTGCCCGCGCGAATTCGCTTTGACCGGAACGAACTGGCCGGAAGCTTTGGCGACATTGGGACCGACCTACCCCTGCTTGCGGCCATGATACCGGCGGCGGGGCTGGACGCCGCCAGCGTGTTCATCGTTTTCGGGCTGGCTCAGGCCTTCTCGGGCATGCTATATGGCCTGCCCATGCCGATGCAGCCCCTCAAGGCCATGGCCGTGCTGGTGATCACCCACCAACTCAGTGGCGACCTCCTTTATGGCGCGGGGCTGGCCATCGGGCTCATCATGCTTGTCATGAGCGCCACGGGACTACTTAATTGGATTGCCCGAATCGTGCCGCCCTGTGTGGTGCGTGGCATTCAACTGGGCCTCGGCCTCCAGCTCGCCAACCTCGCGCTGGGCAAATACGTTCCTTCTGAGGGGCTGCCGGGCTATGTCTTGGCCGGGCTCTGCTTCCTTATCGGGGTGACTTTGTTCCGACACAGGCGCTTCCCCGCCGCCCTCCCCATCATCGGTCTCGGCCTGGCCTACGCCGTCTGCTTCGATCTCGACCTCGACGCCATCGCTGCGGGCGCGGGCTTCCGTCTACCCCGCCCCCACGCGCCGCTCCCGGACGACATCTGGACAGGCTTGTTCGTGCTCGCGCTGCCCCAGTTGCCGCTTTCTGTTTCCAATTCGATCATAGCGACTCACAAGACCCTCGGGGACCTCTTCCCCGAACGACCACAAACGCTGAAAAAGATTGGGCTGACCTATTCTCTCATCAACCTCATCGTACCTTTCTTCAGCGGCATCCCGGTCTGCCACGGCTGCGGCGGGCTGGCGGGCCACGCGGCCTTTGGCGCTCGGACGGGCGGATCAGTGATTCTCTACGGCGCGTTCTACGTAGTCATCGGTCTTTTTTTCGGCGGGTCTACGGAACACGTCATCCGGATCTTTCCTCAACCCGTACTCGGAATTATTCTCCTCTTTGAAGCGCTCCTGCTCATGTCCTTCATACGAGATACCGCAAACGATCAGCGAGCATTCCTCATCGCGCTGCTCGTGGCTACCGCAGCAATGACACTGCCCCAGGGCTTCGCTATCGGATTCGTGGCCGGTACACTCCTCCACTACCTTCCAACCCGGTACACCTTTCCTACTTAG